One Anaerobaca lacustris DNA window includes the following coding sequences:
- a CDS encoding PadR family transcriptional regulator codes for MKFESQLLKGIAPVVVLEVLSRGPMYGYELSHAIEQRSAEILTLGKGTLYPLLYNLEAKKLIKGKWETTGSGRKRRYYSITAAGEAELAGRKAQLVELAKGVDLLLGGALKAVF; via the coding sequence ATGAAGTTCGAGAGCCAATTGTTGAAGGGAATCGCCCCGGTGGTGGTGCTGGAGGTCCTCTCGCGGGGCCCGATGTACGGCTACGAGCTGAGCCATGCCATTGAGCAGCGAAGCGCCGAGATCCTGACGCTGGGCAAAGGCACGCTGTATCCGCTGCTGTACAACCTCGAAGCCAAGAAGCTGATCAAGGGCAAATGGGAGACGACCGGCTCGGGGCGCAAGCGGCGCTATTATTCGATTACGGCGGCGGGCGAGGCTGAACTGGCCGGCCGCAAGGCCCAACTCGTGGAATTGGCCAAGGGCGTCGATCTGCTCCTCGGCGGTGCGCTCAAGGCGGTGTTCTGA
- a CDS encoding glycerate kinase, which produces MKIVIAMDSFKGTLAADRACGIVAGAIGAALPGAEVVVKPMADGGEGTAAALMAASEGLWIAKAVMGPRPEMEVCVGFGWLPGDRTAVVEMASASGMQLLRPEQLDPMKTTTFGTGQLIQSALDHGAERILLGVGGSATVDGGVGAATALGWRFLAGDGTPVALGGASLGRICEIVPPNCGVEIPVDVLCDVDNPLCGPQGAARVYGPQKGATPEMVETLDAALSHLAVLTAGWLGVHIRDLPGAGAAGGLAAGAVAFMDARLVSGIETVMTRAHLRSDVADADWVVTGEGRFDAQSMRGKVVSGVARVAREGGARVAVIAGRVELPAHLYEAAGIEAALACAPPGMDSRRAAERAEELLSEAATRFAAMYLGT; this is translated from the coding sequence ATGAAGATTGTGATTGCGATGGATTCGTTCAAGGGCACGTTGGCCGCCGATCGCGCGTGCGGCATCGTCGCCGGGGCGATCGGTGCGGCCCTGCCGGGGGCGGAGGTTGTCGTCAAGCCGATGGCCGATGGCGGGGAGGGGACCGCGGCGGCTCTGATGGCCGCCTCCGAGGGGCTGTGGATCGCCAAGGCCGTGATGGGGCCGCGGCCTGAGATGGAGGTCTGCGTGGGGTTTGGGTGGCTGCCGGGCGACCGAACGGCGGTCGTGGAGATGGCTTCGGCCAGTGGGATGCAACTTCTGCGGCCCGAACAGTTGGACCCTATGAAGACGACCACCTTCGGGACGGGCCAGCTCATCCAGTCGGCCCTGGACCACGGGGCCGAGCGCATTCTGCTCGGCGTCGGCGGCAGCGCCACGGTCGATGGCGGCGTCGGCGCGGCGACGGCCCTGGGCTGGCGTTTCCTGGCAGGCGATGGGACGCCGGTCGCTCTCGGCGGCGCGTCGCTCGGCCGCATCTGCGAGATCGTTCCGCCCAATTGCGGCGTGGAGATACCTGTGGACGTGCTCTGCGACGTGGACAATCCGCTGTGCGGCCCGCAGGGGGCTGCTCGTGTCTATGGGCCGCAGAAGGGGGCGACGCCGGAGATGGTCGAAACCCTCGATGCCGCCCTGTCGCACCTTGCCGTACTCACAGCCGGCTGGCTTGGGGTCCACATCCGCGACCTGCCCGGCGCCGGGGCCGCCGGTGGCCTGGCGGCCGGGGCCGTGGCGTTTATGGACGCCCGCCTCGTATCGGGGATCGAGACCGTCATGACGCGGGCGCACCTGCGATCGGACGTCGCCGATGCCGACTGGGTCGTCACCGGCGAGGGCCGCTTCGACGCCCAGTCGATGCGGGGCAAGGTCGTCTCCGGCGTCGCCAGGGTGGCGCGGGAAGGCGGCGCCAGGGTCGCGGTCATCGCCGGCCGGGTCGAACTCCCGGCCCATCTTTACGAGGCGGCGGGGATCGAGGCCGCATTGGCCTGCGCGCCGCCTGGCATGGACTCCCGACGCGCCGCCGAACGCGCCGAAGAGCTGCTGTCGGAAGCTGCTACACGGTTTGCGGCGATGTATCTGGGCACTTGA